From Haliotis asinina isolate JCU_RB_2024 chromosome 8, JCU_Hal_asi_v2, whole genome shotgun sequence, a single genomic window includes:
- the LOC137293938 gene encoding N-alpha-acetyltransferase 30-like has protein sequence MADNNIGRGSEIESDVQTVANVNETSETKDLTKVDFVKNPADGLVLNSKIKHRKEANGLINHILKAPEEYDQAESGDSGQGSSCQDCEHGHPDTDVSEVAAGLSSLSVSSQSQQAQLSPVSQRDIREGIEYVVYESEKQMPDIMRLITKDLSEPYSIYTYRYFIHNWPKLCFLAMDQEKCVGAIVCKLDMHKKMVRRGYIAMLAIDADYRRRKIGSNLVTKAIRAMIADDCDEVVLETEITNKAALRLYENLGFVRDKRLFRYYLNGVDALRLKLWLR, from the exons ATGGCTGATAATAATATAGGTAGAGGATCGGAAATAGAATCTGATGTGCAAACTGTTGCAAATGTGAACGAGACAAGCGAAACTAAGGACCTTACTAAGGTCGATTTTGTGAAAAATCCAGCTGATGGATTAGTGCTAAACAGCAAAATCAAACACAGGAAAGAGGCCAATGGGTTAATAAATCACATTTTAAAGGCTCCAgaagaatatgatcaagcagAGAGTGGCGATTCTGGCCAAGGAAGTAGCTGCCAAGACTGTGAACATGGTCATCCAGATACAGATGTATCCGAGGTGGCAGCTGGCCTATCGTCGTTGTCAGTGTCAAGCCAGTCCCAACAAGCTCAACTTTCACCAGTATCTCAAAGAGACATTAGAGAAGGCATTGAATACGTTGTGTATGAATCCGAAAAACAGATGCCAGATATAATGAGGCTCATTACGAAAGACTTGTCAGAACCTTATTCAATTTATACTTACAGATACTTCATTCATAACTGGCCCAAACTGTGCTTCCTG GCAATGGACCAGGAAAAGTGTGTGGGGGCTATTGTCTGCAAGCTGGACATGCACAAGAAGATGGTCCGTAGAGGCTACATAGCCATGCTAGCTATAGATGCAGATTATAGGAGAAGGAAAATAG GATCCAATTTAGTGACGAAGGCAATCAGAGCCATGATAGCTGATGACTGTGATGAA GTTGTCCTGGAGACCGAAATCACAAACAAGGCAGCATTGCGACTGTATGAGAACCTGGGTTTTGTCCGAGACAAACGACTGTTTCGATATTACTTGAATGGTGTGGATGCTCTCAGGTTGAAACTCTGGCTTAGATAG
- the LOC137294522 gene encoding breast cancer metastasis-suppressor 1-like protein-A, whose product MPLIENDRGETEEEEMDHDPGDSDKSSEDETGSATSEGEDEDTSDLDEEESERRRNECLDDMTELERQFSELKEQLYRERSAQVSEKLEEVKAGKAIEYLNPLAQLQDNMRIRTQVAGILRELRIACIKNRFESEELSSYQNMESEKIILYDTVKQELEERIRRLEEDRNNIDISSDLWNESQSQKKKKKPSDPFNPDRRRKPVTISGPYIVYMLKELEVIEDWTAIKKALKQQSQKRKPEL is encoded by the exons ATGCCATTGATAGAAAACGACCGCGGGGAAACGGAAGAAGAAGAAATGGACCACGATCCAGGGGACAGCGATAAGTCTTCCGAAGATGAAACGGGGTCGGCAACATCGGAGGGAGAAGACGAAGATACCTCGG ATCTTGATGAGGAGGAGAGTGAGCGAAGAAGAAATGAATGCCTTGATGATATGACTGAACTGGAAAGACAGTTCAGTGAATTGAAAGAACA ACTGTACAGAGAGAGAAGTGCTCAAGTATCGGAAAAGTTAGAAGAGGTGAAGGCAGGAAAGGCAATAGAATATTTGAACCCACTGGCACAGTTGCAGGACAACATGAGGATTCGTACACAGGTGGCAG gaaTTCTTCGAGAATTGCGGATAGCTTGTATCAAGAATAGATTTGAAAGTGAAGAGTTGTCATCATATCAGAACATGGAG AGTGAGAAGATCATCTTGTACGATACTGTGAAGCAAGAGCTGGAGGAGAGAATTCGCCGTTTAGAAGAGGACAGGAATAACATTGACATTTCTTCAG ATTTGTGGAATGAATCTCAGAgtcagaaaaagaagaaaaaacctTCAGATCCTTTCAACCCAGATAGAAGAAGAAAGCCTGTCACCATTTCTG GTCCGtatattgtgtacatgttgAAGGAGCTAGAAGTCATAGAAGACTGGACAGCGATCAAGAAG GCCCTGAAACAACAAAGTCAAAAGCGCAAGCCAGAAT TATGA